The following are encoded together in the Weissella soli genome:
- a CDS encoding ATP-dependent RecD-like DNA helicase: protein MNDEIDLFGDSSAKAHETPTMEAQVQNIVFAANDNFYKVLAVKIDKQNFEYDEKEITVTGSFGDVQIGSSYEFQGVLKNHPKFGEQFQATNYKRLAASTNSGVVKYLASDKFEGVGEKTAEKIVAELGVDAIDIILNRPDVLGDIGLKPAQQTTIIEQLKASDGMERAIVALNDYGFGASIAAAIYAKYGLETLHVLQDNPYQLVLDIEGVSFARIDRLAAQREMDPLDERRIKAGVVAAINAATFEKGDTYLLVDELLGEAQQLLQRTRNIVVDMALIKTAVLALTKENVIVAEGERIFVYTIYAAEVEIAQNMLALNQSAGLFKREAAAKALAEVEAANPFEYDPLQKDAMLAALTNKLFILTGGPGTGKTTIINGVVEAYEKLLVNDGTKADDLDKMINLAAPTGRAAKRLSESTGKQASTIHRLLGINGREAISNAEPTTLEGQLLIIDEMSMVDTELFATVVRSAPKNMQIILVGDKDQLPSVGPGRVFYDLLASGMLNFRELETIHRQGKGSTIIELASAVKEGTVPADLLERKPDRSFFPVHMAQVAPYIEKVVKSWIARGKSVRDMQILAPMYRTAAGVNRLNLLGQSLFNPLKPGAREIKWREGEFEFGFRVGDKVMQKTNDPENNVFNGDIGYIKTIMLAKDKENAEKADYMEVEFDAGMVCYMRPDFINITLAYATTIHKAQGGEYALVIMPLVMQFGRMLQRNLLYTGLTRASESLVLLGEPAAFAKAIETEGGDRRTTLQQRLAEAIDGVMPKIPTQIKRDQLNHAAETVAETLKHATAKPAATKTAAPEMAVADADPDTLTIASIMEGRFDPNIGMGDLTPYDFLEKA, encoded by the coding sequence ATGAATGATGAAATTGACTTGTTCGGTGATTCTTCCGCCAAGGCGCACGAGACACCAACAATGGAGGCGCAAGTACAGAACATCGTCTTTGCGGCAAATGATAATTTTTATAAAGTGTTAGCGGTGAAAATCGATAAACAAAACTTTGAGTATGATGAAAAAGAAATTACGGTGACCGGTAGTTTTGGGGATGTCCAGATCGGCTCGAGTTATGAGTTTCAAGGGGTCCTTAAAAACCACCCTAAGTTTGGTGAGCAGTTTCAAGCAACTAATTACAAGCGGTTAGCAGCTAGCACGAATTCGGGGGTCGTCAAATATTTGGCGAGTGACAAGTTCGAAGGGGTTGGCGAAAAAACAGCTGAAAAAATTGTCGCTGAATTAGGCGTTGACGCGATCGACATCATTTTAAATCGACCAGACGTGTTAGGTGACATTGGTTTGAAACCGGCCCAACAAACAACGATTATCGAACAACTTAAAGCTTCAGATGGCATGGAACGGGCAATCGTCGCGTTGAACGACTATGGCTTTGGTGCCTCAATTGCGGCGGCCATCTATGCAAAATATGGGTTAGAGACCTTACATGTATTGCAAGACAATCCATACCAACTCGTTTTAGATATTGAAGGGGTGTCATTTGCCAGAATAGATCGGTTAGCCGCGCAACGTGAAATGGATCCGTTGGATGAGCGTCGCATTAAAGCCGGGGTCGTGGCGGCGATTAACGCAGCTACCTTTGAAAAGGGTGATACCTATCTGCTCGTCGATGAGTTATTAGGCGAGGCGCAACAACTCTTGCAACGTACGCGAAATATTGTTGTGGATATGGCGTTAATTAAAACGGCAGTCCTGGCGCTCACCAAAGAAAACGTGATTGTTGCAGAAGGCGAACGCATCTTTGTCTACACAATTTATGCGGCCGAGGTCGAAATTGCACAAAATATGTTAGCGTTAAATCAAAGTGCAGGGCTGTTTAAACGGGAAGCCGCCGCTAAGGCCCTAGCAGAAGTGGAGGCCGCCAACCCCTTTGAATATGATCCTTTGCAAAAAGATGCGATGTTGGCTGCTTTGACCAATAAGCTATTTATCTTGACGGGCGGGCCTGGTACCGGAAAAACAACCATCATCAATGGTGTTGTTGAAGCGTATGAAAAGCTTTTGGTAAATGATGGCACCAAGGCAGATGACCTCGATAAGATGATTAATCTGGCGGCACCAACTGGGCGGGCAGCTAAGCGTTTATCAGAATCAACTGGTAAACAAGCTAGTACCATTCACCGTTTGTTAGGCATCAATGGGCGTGAAGCAATTAGTAATGCTGAACCTACGACCTTAGAAGGGCAATTATTGATTATTGACGAGATGTCGATGGTTGACACGGAACTCTTTGCGACGGTGGTAAGATCAGCACCCAAAAATATGCAAATTATTTTAGTAGGTGATAAGGATCAATTACCATCAGTGGGACCCGGTCGTGTGTTCTATGATTTGCTCGCCTCGGGGATGTTGAATTTTCGGGAATTGGAAACGATTCATCGCCAAGGTAAAGGTTCAACTATTATTGAATTGGCTAGTGCTGTGAAAGAAGGTACGGTGCCCGCTGATTTGTTGGAGCGCAAGCCTGACCGATCATTTTTCCCAGTTCATATGGCACAAGTCGCACCATATATCGAAAAGGTGGTTAAAAGTTGGATTGCGCGCGGTAAGAGCGTCCGGGACATGCAAATTTTGGCTCCCATGTATCGGACAGCAGCGGGCGTCAATCGTTTAAATCTACTCGGACAGAGTTTATTTAATCCACTGAAACCAGGTGCCCGTGAGATCAAATGGCGCGAAGGTGAGTTTGAATTTGGCTTCCGCGTTGGTGACAAGGTGATGCAAAAAACGAATGATCCTGAAAATAACGTGTTTAATGGTGATATCGGCTATATCAAAACGATCATGCTTGCCAAAGATAAAGAAAACGCCGAAAAAGCTGACTATATGGAAGTTGAGTTCGATGCAGGTATGGTGTGTTACATGCGCCCCGATTTCATTAATATCACGCTCGCCTATGCAACAACTATTCATAAGGCACAGGGTGGTGAATATGCCTTAGTGATTATGCCACTCGTGATGCAATTTGGTCGGATGCTACAACGAAACTTGCTCTATACCGGATTAACGCGTGCCAGCGAATCGCTCGTACTGTTGGGTGAACCAGCGGCCTTTGCAAAGGCCATTGAAACAGAGGGGGGGGACCGCCGGACGACCCTACAACAACGTTTAGCAGAGGCGATTGACGGTGTCATGCCAAAGATACCGACGCAAATTAAGCGTGACCAATTGAATCATGCGGCCGAGACGGTTGCTGAAACGCTCAAGCATGCCACGGCTAAGCCGGCTGCAACAAAAACGGCTGCACCGGAGATGGCCGTCGCTGATGCGGATCCAGACACGTTGACAATTGCCAGTATCATGGAAGGACGCTTTGATCCCAATATCGGTATGGGTGACTTGACGCCGTACGACTTCTTAGAAAAGGCTTGA
- a CDS encoding tetratricopeptide repeat protein → MTEQTGLQTDMQKLVAAIEATPQNWPAYVDLVNVLIVSENYLEAEELGLKSLGIFADNFAAVQQLNYAVGNLYYAVGAYDKANEFFGKIADATLLHDATMMQAQAFYAKNDFKQALVFALTGVEQVADDEAAIILLGNIWLGLQDLTQAAAAFEKALALNSKSFDANFGRGLVQTVHGEPGNHWLATAQAIDGDRYQNQAQRLDEIAQLLAGSKNE, encoded by the coding sequence ATGACAGAACAAACGGGACTACAAACGGATATGCAAAAATTAGTGGCTGCGATTGAAGCCACACCACAAAATTGGCCCGCGTATGTTGATTTGGTTAACGTTTTAATCGTGTCTGAAAATTATCTCGAGGCGGAAGAACTTGGGCTCAAGAGTTTGGGGATTTTTGCAGATAATTTCGCGGCTGTACAGCAGTTGAATTATGCTGTTGGGAATCTGTATTATGCCGTCGGTGCATACGACAAGGCAAACGAATTCTTTGGTAAAATTGCCGATGCAACCTTGCTGCATGATGCCACGATGATGCAGGCCCAAGCTTTTTACGCTAAAAATGACTTTAAGCAGGCCTTAGTCTTTGCCCTGACTGGTGTTGAACAGGTCGCAGACGATGAGGCCGCGATTATTTTACTGGGAAACATTTGGTTGGGCCTGCAAGATTTGACACAAGCAGCTGCCGCATTTGAAAAGGCCCTGGCACTTAATTCAAAGAGCTTTGATGCCAACTTTGGTCGCGGTTTAGTACAGACAGTGCATGGCGAGCCAGGTAATCACTGGTTAGCAACCGCACAGGCCATTGATGGTGACAGATACCAAAACCAAGCCCAACGATTGGACGAGATCGCACAACTATTAGCAGGTTCAAAGAATGAATGA
- a CDS encoding histidine phosphatase family protein — protein sequence MTKLYFIRHGKTEWNNEGRFQGANGDSPLLPESYQQIELLGKHLQDIKFAHAFASPIKRARTTADETIRYLKQRPELTLQSGLVEFGMGVWEGKTFVDVQENWPEMYDAYRHHPERFDASQVAGAESFEHVQQRFRQAVVEAVAGYGGADVNLVFFSHGMTLTAGMAYLLGTPLAESRARGGLGNTSTSILETHDGQTFVEIIRNDVSYLDITSDSSNTI from the coding sequence ATGACGAAACTTTATTTTATCCGCCATGGTAAAACAGAATGGAACAATGAAGGCCGTTTCCAAGGAGCAAACGGTGATTCACCACTTTTGCCTGAATCATATCAACAAATCGAATTATTAGGAAAGCATTTGCAAGATATCAAGTTTGCGCATGCGTTCGCATCACCAATCAAACGAGCTCGTACAACTGCTGATGAAACAATCCGTTATCTGAAGCAACGGCCTGAGCTGACGTTACAGTCGGGCTTGGTCGAATTTGGCATGGGTGTTTGGGAAGGTAAGACCTTTGTCGACGTTCAAGAAAATTGGCCAGAAATGTATGACGCTTATCGGCATCATCCCGAACGCTTTGATGCATCACAAGTTGCGGGAGCAGAAAGTTTTGAACATGTCCAACAACGGTTTCGCCAAGCGGTGGTTGAAGCAGTGGCCGGTTATGGTGGCGCAGATGTTAACCTAGTGTTCTTTTCTCATGGCATGACCTTAACGGCTGGAATGGCATATCTCCTAGGCACTCCTTTGGCAGAATCACGAGCCCGGGGTGGGTTGGGAAATACCTCAACCTCAATTTTGGAAACGCATGATGGTCAGACATTTGTTGAAATTATCCGTAATGATGTTTCCTATTTAGACATTACCAGTGATTCAAGTAACACGATTTAA
- a CDS encoding cysteine desulfurase produces the protein MAFEKSVKVAGDTVTYEFNPGLKKYALGDTGFVQNNAGAYIMQRALEPSKGLAQSIKLKVSIDKNLTGVKIKTVNPSGNDTVNIFKNSNPELVELFRFYLNELVEREILLIKEA, from the coding sequence ATGGCATTTGAAAAGTCGGTGAAGGTGGCTGGTGATACAGTTACATATGAATTTAATCCAGGTTTGAAGAAGTATGCGTTGGGGGATACGGGTTTCGTGCAAAATAATGCAGGTGCTTATATCATGCAACGAGCTCTTGAACCCAGCAAGGGCTTGGCCCAATCGATTAAACTAAAGGTGTCGATTGATAAAAATTTAACTGGGGTCAAGATCAAGACGGTTAATCCTTCAGGTAATGATACGGTTAATATCTTCAAAAACTCAAATCCTGAATTAGTGGAGCTGTTTCGTTTCTACCTCAACGAGCTAGTTGAACGAGAAATTCTACTTATTAAAGAAGCTTAA
- a CDS encoding acyl-CoA thioesterase — MREIQINDTTTVANHRVGQPDLNEHQTVFGGRTLSIVDNTASIPAMRVARSIVVTGTMDHIHFLQPFDLRHALSAESYVTGIGSRSIEVFTKIIGEDMETGTRFLGFYAFTTFIIQDANVRMPATTLIADTPEQAQLIAGYTDRKALRDQTRHADESILDTVTLAMPWENRNHENPLTN; from the coding sequence ATGCGTGAGATTCAAATTAATGACACCACCACCGTTGCTAACCACCGCGTTGGTCAACCAGATTTAAACGAACATCAAACTGTCTTTGGTGGCCGCACCCTGTCGATTGTCGATAATACCGCCTCCATTCCAGCCATGCGCGTTGCCCGCAGCATCGTCGTCACTGGGACCATGGATCATATTCACTTTCTCCAGCCTTTCGATTTACGCCATGCGTTATCAGCCGAATCCTATGTAACTGGGATCGGTTCACGTTCCATCGAGGTTTTTACCAAAATCATTGGCGAAGATATGGAAACTGGAACTCGTTTTCTAGGGTTCTATGCCTTCACTACCTTCATCATCCAAGATGCTAACGTACGCATGCCAGCCACCACGCTGATTGCAGACACACCAGAACAAGCACAGCTCATTGCTGGTTACACTGATCGCAAGGCACTCCGCGATCAAACCCGCCACGCTGATGAAAGCATTTTAGATACCGTCACCCTGGCGATGCCTTGGGAAAACAGAAATCATGAAAATCCGCTAACGAACTAG
- a CDS encoding (S)-acetoin forming diacetyl reductase, with the protein MTKVAFVTGAGQGIGEAIAKRLADDGFKVAVVGRTLTKVARVAEEINTKHADAALAISVDVTKRDEVFAAVKQTADAFGDLTVVINNAGVAPTTPILEVDEDTIKWTFETNVNGTIWGIQAATETFKALGHGGKIINATSQAGVEGNAELSVYGATKFAIRGITQTTAKELAPLGITVNAFAPGIVKTPMMYDVAHNVGKNAGKDDDWGMAQFSDGIALGRVSEPEDVANAVGFLAGSDSNYITGQTLIVDGGMVFH; encoded by the coding sequence ATGACAAAAGTAGCATTTGTAACAGGCGCAGGACAAGGTATTGGTGAAGCAATCGCAAAGCGTTTGGCTGACGATGGTTTTAAAGTGGCAGTAGTTGGTCGCACCTTGACTAAGGTGGCACGTGTTGCTGAAGAAATTAATACCAAGCATGCGGATGCAGCTTTGGCAATTTCTGTTGACGTTACTAAGCGTGATGAGGTTTTTGCCGCAGTCAAGCAAACGGCTGATGCCTTTGGTGATTTGACGGTTGTAATCAACAATGCCGGGGTCGCACCAACAACACCGATTTTGGAAGTTGATGAAGACACGATAAAGTGGACATTTGAGACAAATGTTAATGGGACAATTTGGGGCATTCAAGCTGCCACAGAAACTTTTAAAGCATTAGGTCACGGTGGTAAGATCATCAATGCCACGTCACAAGCTGGTGTTGAGGGTAATGCTGAATTGTCAGTCTACGGCGCAACTAAGTTTGCCATTCGTGGGATTACGCAAACTACAGCTAAGGAATTGGCACCACTCGGTATCACAGTGAACGCATTTGCTCCTGGTATCGTCAAGACACCAATGATGTATGATGTTGCGCACAACGTTGGTAAAAACGCTGGTAAGGATGACGACTGGGGGATGGCTCAATTCTCAGATGGGATTGCCTTAGGCCGGGTATCAGAACCTGAAGATGTCGCCAATGCCGTGGGCTTCTTGGCCGGATCAGATTCAAACTACATCACCGGTCAAACTTTGATTGTTGACGGTGGTATGGTCTTCCATTAA
- a CDS encoding SPFH domain-containing protein, which produces MPFGIKIVPQNNVGLKEMLGKYASTVQSGLQFYIPIIQKVRTVSLAMEPLRLPNYSVITKDNADVSASVTLNYHVTDAVKYMYENTDSVESMAQLVRGHLRDIIGRMDLNESLGSTAKINQELSVAIGDLTNTYGINVDRINIDELTPSKAIQEAMDKQLTADRERVATIAKAEGEAQSIQLTTKAKNDAVMSTAKAEADATKTRADAERYRIDTVQAGLKAVDDKYFQNQSINAFTELAKSPANTIVVPSDQVGQLGQLPVVGKLLATGASK; this is translated from the coding sequence ATGCCATTTGGAATCAAGATTGTGCCACAAAATAACGTCGGGTTAAAAGAAATGTTAGGTAAATATGCCAGTACGGTTCAATCGGGACTACAGTTCTATATACCAATTATTCAAAAAGTTCGGACGGTAAGTTTGGCGATGGAGCCATTGCGCTTGCCAAACTATTCCGTGATCACAAAGGATAATGCCGATGTGAGCGCTAGTGTGACTTTGAATTATCATGTGACTGATGCGGTTAAGTATATGTATGAAAATACTGATTCCGTTGAATCCATGGCGCAATTAGTACGTGGTCATCTACGTGATATCATCGGGCGGATGGACTTGAATGAGTCGCTAGGTTCAACAGCAAAAATCAATCAAGAATTAAGCGTGGCCATTGGTGATTTAACGAATACGTATGGTATCAATGTCGATCGTATTAACATTGACGAATTGACGCCCTCAAAAGCGATTCAAGAAGCAATGGATAAGCAATTGACGGCGGATCGTGAGCGAGTTGCAACTATTGCAAAAGCCGAAGGTGAAGCCCAGTCGATTCAACTGACGACCAAGGCTAAAAATGATGCGGTCATGTCGACGGCTAAAGCCGAAGCGGATGCGACTAAAACACGGGCAGATGCAGAACGATACCGGATTGACACAGTGCAAGCTGGTCTGAAAGCTGTAGATGATAAATATTTCCAAAATCAATCAATTAATGCCTTTACAGAACTAGCGAAGAGCCCAGCAAATACCATTGTGGTGCCGAGTGATCAAGTTGGTCAATTAGGCCAGTTACCAGTCGTTGGTAAGCTGTTGGCCACTGGTGCAAGTAAATAA
- a CDS encoding toxin-antitoxin system HicB family antitoxin has product MEEKKNYSGQLSLRLTPELHERIANEADKENRSINNLVAYLLEKSLDDQLIARPTSSFEQRQFVGRTINGRSITPENGLVVVDGIYYRYLIDGNHPVEMDKAYVIIEANGNILTLRAL; this is encoded by the coding sequence ATGGAAGAAAAAAAGAATTATAGCGGGCAATTATCACTTCGTCTGACGCCAGAATTACACGAGCGTATAGCCAATGAAGCAGATAAAGAGAACCGGAGTATTAATAACTTAGTTGCTTATTTATTAGAAAAGTCACTCGATGATCAGTTAATTGCTAGACCTACATCATCGTTTGAACAACGGCAGTTTGTCGGTCGCACGATTAACGGAAGGAGTATTACACCTGAAAATGGGTTAGTTGTCGTGGATGGTATTTATTACCGTTATTTGATTGATGGTAATCATCCAGTTGAGATGGACAAAGCGTATGTCATTATTGAGGCAAATGGCAATATTTTGACATTACGAGCTTTGTAA
- a CDS encoding GlsB/YeaQ/YmgE family stress response membrane protein, with protein sequence MIWSLIVGAIIGAVAGAITNRGAAMGWIANIVAGLVGSAVGQWLLGSWGPTLAGMAIIPSIIGAVIVVLVVSYILGISAKR encoded by the coding sequence ATGATTTGGTCGTTAATCGTTGGTGCAATTATTGGGGCTGTCGCTGGCGCCATCACAAACCGTGGTGCAGCAATGGGGTGGATCGCCAACATTGTTGCTGGTTTAGTTGGTTCAGCAGTGGGTCAATGGTTGCTTGGTAGCTGGGGTCCAACCTTAGCTGGTATGGCAATTATTCCGTCAATCATTGGGGCGGTTATCGTTGTCCTAGTTGTGTCATATATCTTGGGTATCAGCGCAAAGCGATAA
- the rpsP gene encoding 30S ribosomal protein S16: protein MAVKIRLKRMGSKKRPFYRVVVADSRSPRDGRFIETVGTYNPLVEPAEVKLDEELVLSWLNNGAQPSDTVKNLLSKAGIMKKFHEAKYTK, encoded by the coding sequence ATGGCTGTTAAAATTCGTTTGAAGCGCATGGGTTCAAAGAAGCGCCCATTCTATCGTGTTGTTGTTGCTGATTCACGTTCACCACGTGATGGTCGTTTTATTGAAACTGTTGGTACGTACAACCCATTGGTTGAACCTGCTGAAGTTAAGTTGGACGAAGAATTGGTATTGTCATGGTTGAACAACGGTGCTCAACCATCAGATACTGTTAAGAACTTGTTGTCAAAAGCAGGTATCATGAAGAAGTTCCACGAAGCTAAGTACACTAAGTAA
- a CDS encoding glycerophosphodiester phosphodiesterase — MTEVIAHRGFHNHVPENTLPAFASALATNADAIEIDLHRTKDGHLVIIHDEIIDRTTNGHGFVKALTLAQIQTYATRNTNGPLFYDVQVPTFRDLLTYLAEKNFTRTLVIEVKTDKLNYPGIEQEILDTLAEFDPQYSVIFQSFNLNTLHTFRELAPTAEIAALTFIITPKVLMGRRRGDFDYIHPDITKLKSIPLMYALAKRIGHIRPWNVDQYADQQRLIRDGFAGLITNEVQKALALRDSIN; from the coding sequence ATGACTGAAGTTATCGCTCACCGTGGATTCCATAACCACGTGCCTGAAAACACGTTACCTGCATTCGCATCAGCACTGGCAACTAATGCCGATGCCATCGAAATCGATCTGCACCGTACCAAGGATGGCCACTTAGTGATCATTCACGATGAAATCATCGATCGTACCACTAATGGCCACGGGTTCGTTAAAGCATTGACCCTAGCTCAAATTCAAACCTACGCCACCCGAAATACAAATGGCCCGCTGTTTTATGATGTCCAGGTTCCGACCTTTCGCGATTTATTGACTTACTTAGCCGAAAAGAACTTTACGCGGACCCTAGTCATTGAAGTCAAAACCGATAAATTGAATTATCCAGGGATCGAACAAGAAATTTTGGATACATTAGCTGAATTTGATCCACAGTATTCGGTTATTTTCCAAAGTTTCAACCTCAACACACTACATACATTCCGTGAATTAGCACCCACTGCTGAAATTGCGGCACTGACATTTATCATCACCCCAAAAGTATTAATGGGCCGACGCCGTGGTGATTTTGATTATATCCATCCAGATATCACAAAATTGAAAAGCATCCCCCTGATGTACGCCTTAGCCAAGCGTATTGGCCATATCCGGCCTTGGAATGTCGACCAATATGCCGACCAACAACGATTAATTCGCGATGGCTTCGCTGGGCTGATCACAAACGAAGTACAAAAAGCCCTTGCCCTTCGTGATTCTATAAACTAA
- a CDS encoding NupC/NupG family nucleoside CNT transporter, translated as MLLAINIIGIIVFIGIAYLLSNDRKNISWKSVGAILLVQLILAWFFLKFSWGRDVIMAVSDFFNWLLKAAYAGIAFAVPDWVTPPAGGSMNFVTGVVLPILVIIPLFDVLMYVGIMPAIIKFIGKGLSKVTGQPKFESFFSIEMMFLGTTEVLPVVQLQLRQMSARRNLTVAMMSISAVSASILGSYVKMMPGAYVLTAIPLNILSAVAMSIILNPTKIDPAEDIVADISVNPATGEKQKREPFFGYLGASILGAGKVALIIIASVIGFVGLATLVDNTFALTGFKWLSLENIFGVIMFPFAWLLGNDVTHAFHMAQLMGTKLVTNEFVVMGQVSKAALAGTGLFADKHFLAGLTVFTTSFANFGTLGMVIGEYRSMTSQDTADYVAKHVPLILISGILVSLLSAAMAGLFVW; from the coding sequence ATGCTATTAGCGATTAATATTATTGGAATCATTGTTTTTATTGGGATTGCCTATTTGCTTTCCAATGACCGTAAGAACATTAGCTGGAAGTCAGTGGGGGCCATTTTATTGGTCCAATTGATTTTGGCTTGGTTCTTCTTGAAATTCAGTTGGGGTCGTGATGTTATCATGGCCGTCTCAGATTTCTTCAACTGGTTGTTGAAAGCCGCATATGCAGGCATCGCGTTTGCGGTACCAGATTGGGTCACACCACCAGCGGGGGGCTCAATGAACTTCGTTACTGGTGTGGTTTTACCTATCCTGGTGATTATTCCATTATTTGATGTCTTGATGTATGTCGGTATTATGCCAGCAATCATCAAATTCATCGGTAAAGGTCTATCAAAAGTTACTGGTCAGCCTAAGTTTGAATCCTTCTTTTCAATCGAAATGATGTTTTTGGGTACAACTGAGGTCTTGCCAGTGGTTCAGTTACAACTTCGTCAAATGAGCGCACGACGCAATTTGACGGTGGCGATGATGTCAATTTCGGCCGTTTCAGCTTCCATTCTTGGTTCTTATGTCAAGATGATGCCAGGCGCCTATGTGTTGACGGCCATTCCGTTGAATATCTTGTCAGCGGTAGCGATGTCAATTATCTTGAATCCAACCAAGATTGACCCAGCCGAGGACATCGTAGCAGATATTTCGGTCAATCCAGCAACTGGTGAGAAGCAAAAGCGCGAACCATTCTTTGGTTACTTGGGAGCTTCAATTCTAGGTGCGGGTAAGGTTGCTTTGATCATCATTGCATCAGTCATTGGGTTTGTTGGTTTGGCGACTTTGGTAGATAATACCTTTGCTTTGACTGGCTTTAAGTGGCTATCATTAGAAAATATCTTCGGTGTCATCATGTTCCCATTTGCGTGGTTATTAGGAAATGATGTCACACATGCCTTCCACATGGCGCAATTAATGGGAACTAAGTTAGTGACTAACGAATTCGTGGTCATGGGGCAGGTTTCTAAGGCTGCTTTGGCAGGGACTGGCTTGTTTGCAGATAAGCACTTCTTAGCTGGCTTAACGGTCTTCACAACGTCATTTGCCAACTTTGGAACCTTAGGGATGGTAATTGGTGAATATCGTTCAATGACTTCACAAGACACTGCAGATTACGTGGCAAAACACGTGCCATTGATCTTGATTTCAGGAATTTTGGTTTCATTATTGTCAGCAGCCATGGCTGGTCTGTTTGTTTGGTAA
- a CDS encoding APC family permease — protein sequence MGQTSLKREVGLIGALSAVVGTVIGAGVFFKIAAMAERTGSANLVIVAWILAAIFTIAGGLTVAELGAMFPETGGATKYLEYSYGPIYGFLFGWIQTLVYYPANIAALAIIWTTQFTNLFGIKQGKNLIYIAIIVFITILIINALGSKFASRAQSLFTILKLIPIALIVFAGLFSKADVHFQLLPLAAGSHINPIAGVGGAIVAAMFAFDGWIGIGNIAGELKNPKRDLPLSLTSGLAIIGLIYLLVSIVMLRHMPINQIMGNQETASQVAQMLFGGIGGKLVTVGILISVYGALNGYTFTAIRVPYALASEGNFPFAKTFVKLNRFASPWNSSVLVALVSIGLMLSNQFDPLTDLAVFISWLFFILLFLAVFKLRKTMPDKERPYKTWLYPVTPIIAILGGIFILFSYITNSANLPFFAFGMIMIVLGIIVFKKISK from the coding sequence ATGGGACAAACCAGCTTAAAACGAGAAGTGGGCTTGATCGGAGCCTTGTCGGCAGTTGTTGGAACGGTAATTGGGGCAGGAGTGTTTTTCAAAATTGCTGCCATGGCTGAGCGAACCGGATCCGCAAATTTGGTGATTGTGGCCTGGATTTTAGCGGCAATCTTCACCATTGCGGGTGGGTTGACCGTCGCAGAACTTGGTGCCATGTTCCCTGAAACTGGAGGGGCCACCAAGTATTTAGAATATTCTTATGGTCCGATCTATGGGTTTTTATTTGGTTGGATTCAAACATTAGTGTATTATCCAGCCAATATTGCAGCCTTGGCGATTATTTGGACGACGCAATTCACTAATTTGTTTGGTATCAAACAGGGTAAAAATTTAATTTATATTGCTATCATTGTTTTTATCACGATTCTAATCATCAACGCCTTAGGATCCAAGTTCGCTTCGCGGGCGCAATCACTGTTTACCATTCTCAAGTTAATTCCGATTGCTTTGATTGTGTTTGCCGGTTTGTTCTCAAAGGCCGACGTGCATTTCCAACTATTGCCTTTGGCCGCTGGAAGTCATATTAACCCGATTGCCGGTGTTGGTGGGGCGATTGTCGCGGCGATGTTTGCTTTTGATGGTTGGATCGGTATTGGAAATATCGCCGGGGAGTTGAAGAACCCCAAGCGTGATTTGCCATTGTCATTAACGTCTGGTTTAGCCATTATCGGGCTCATTTATTTGTTGGTGTCAATCGTCATGTTGCGACACATGCCCATTAACCAAATTATGGGTAACCAAGAAACAGCTAGCCAGGTCGCACAAATGTTATTCGGTGGTATCGGTGGTAAGTTGGTGACGGTCGGCATTCTGATTTCAGTTTATGGGGCGTTGAACGGCTATACATTTACAGCGATTCGCGTCCCATATGCTTTGGCGAGTGAAGGAAACTTTCCGTTTGCCAAGACATTTGTGAAGTTGAACCGGTTTGCGAGTCCCTGGAATAGTTCAGTGTTGGTGGCCTTGGTTTCAATTGGATTAATGCTTTCAAATCAATTCGACCCCTTAACCGATTTAGCTGTCTTTATCAGTTGGTTGTTCTTTATCTTATTGTTCTTAGCAGTCTTCAAGCTCCGTAAGACAATGCCAGATAAGGAACGACCATATAAGACTTGGTTATACCCGGTGACGCCAATCATTGCTATTTTGGGTGGTATTTTCATTCTATTTAGTTACATCACCAATTCGGCGAATTTACCGTTCTTCGCTTTTGGTATGATCATGATTGTGTTAGGTATCATTGTATTTAAGAAAATTAGTAAGTAA